Genomic segment of Peribacillus frigoritolerans:
TCAAATTCAGAAGGCTTGAATTCAATCTTCCCTTTAATTGAGAAATTTTCATTCATATATGAGGGCTCTGCATGCAGTACAGCATTTTTGTGCATTTTATTGCCAGCAACTACCGCTTCACTATCGAGAGCTTTAATATCATAATAGCCCTGATTGATATCTTTTCCGACAATGATGTTTTGTGACTCCAACACCTTATAGGAAGCAGCATTATTTTCCGTATTTCTATTAGCGGCACTCATCGCTGATGGAACAATGTACATTTTATAGATAAGGAATCCGCTTACTAATAATAGTAAAGTTATCGCGGCTATGGTTTATTTAGAGTCAAGGACGATTCCTCCAATATATACTTTGATAATGCTTTAATATATCCTTAATTACTTTCCTGATCATTTACCTCCAATATCAAATCACCTTCATTCGATATATATCCATCTTTTCCCGTTTTTTTGATATACACGTTATAGCCCTTTTTTAGTTCGATCTCGATTGGTTTTTTCACTTTTTCGTCGATATCCCATTGAATCGTTTGCAAGCTTCCAGATTTTGTTCCATGTCTAATATCGACAAACACTCCGATTTTATCGCTTGTTCTTGATAGTACATAATTCCCCGCTGGTATTTCTGTACCGACCACATAATGACCAGGATCTTTCATGATGATTTGTTGATTTTTTTTCACTGCTTTTTTAAATTCAGAAGGCTTGAATTCAAACTTCCCCTTAATCGACATTTTCGCATTCAGATAAAAAGGTCTTGCATGTAAAACAGCATTTTCATGCATTTTATCGCCAAAAAACTCCGCTTCACTATCGAGAGCTTTAATATCATAATAGCCCTGATCGATATCCTTGCCGACTATGATGTTTTGTGACTCCAACACCTTATAGGAAGCAGTATTATTTTCCGTATTTCTATTAGCGGCACTCATAGCTGATGGAACAATGTACACTTTATAAATAAGGAATCCGCTTATCAATACGAGTAAAGTTAACGCGGCTATGCTTTTATTTAGAGTCAAGGACGATTCCTCCATTATCCATCTTTACATACTCATCGGCTAATGCCTCCAGGTCCTGTTTATGATGGCTTGTCAACAGAATGAGGGCGCCGCGCTCTTTTTCTTCCTTCAAGATTCGATAAACTAGCGTAACACCTTCTTCATCGATGGCATTTGTCGGTTCATCCAATAATAAGATGTCCGGTTTTTCAAATATCGCTTGGGCGACGCTTAGACGCTGCTTCATTCCTAACGAAAATTTTCCAACCTTCATTTTTGAATCAGGATCCAGGCCGACTCTTTTTATATTCAGTTTAATATCCTCATCAGTGGCGATGTTCCTGATTTTTGCTAATATTTTCAGATTTGTATAAGCGTCATATTGGTGCAGCAGCGAAGTGTTTTCAATAATGACACTAATATTAGCAGGAAAGGAAATATCTTTATGAAGAATTTTTTCGTCTATGGCAATTTCTCCTGAGCTTGGCATGATTAATCCTGCAATCGCTCTAAGCAGCATCGTTTTACCGGAGCCATTCCTTCCATACAAACCATAAATTTTCCCGCTGTTAAACTCATAATTGATATCATGCAAAAGTGTCTTCTTCTTCATCTTTTTATGTAAAGAGCTAATTCGTATTTTTGTCATTGTGCACCTCGTTAAATTAAATCGATTTTCTTTAATCGTCTATAGGTTAAAACAGTTAAAATGATCGTCATTACGGTTAAAACGATATAAGCATTTACTGTTGATATTCCGCCAGTTTCAAGTACATCACTTCTTACATACATGCCGAAATTGGGAAGCAAAAAATATAAAATCCACGTCAGCTTTTGTGTAGATAATAGAACTCCGCCTAATGTAACCGAAAAAAGCACATAAACATTTATCAGCAATAAAGATACTTCCTCCGTAAAATGAAGTTCGAGTGCCATTTGAATGAAAATCAGGACAAAATTGGACATCATATAAAGACCTGCTATACAAATCAATGATTGGAAATTATCATAAAAAAAGGCCTGATCGACATTATTTATAAAAGCGAATACGATCGAGAAAAGAAGTTGAATTATAGATAATCCAGATATAAGGATCATTAAGTTCACGATTCTTCTAAACCCAAGTTTCACCCTGCTTTTTTCCCTGATCATCAGGTAGACCCCATAACCGGATATATATTGCCGCAAATACCCTAACGACAAAAAACTCAATCCAGAAAAGAACATATACCATGTTCCCAATACAACAAATTTATTACTGATGGGAACTCCGCTAACGATCATATATCCCGTAAGATCGGCTTTAGAGCCATCGAAATAATCAAATAGGAAAATTTGCAACAAAATGACGATCAACATCGTTATGAAGATTCGTTTAGTCATCAGAAACACCAAACATGAAATCTTTTTTCTCGATCGCGAATAGCCCAAGTAAAACCATCACGAGAGATAGAAATAATTCTTTTCCAATCATGATTAGCGAATAATATCCTGTAATTCCGCTGCTTAATAAAGGATCGATAACATTTGCGGAACTGGCAGGGCCCCAATCATTATTCAGCTGACTCTTCATCACATATAAGAGAAAACAGATACAAAAGGTCGCTGCCATCGCTATGATTGAATTGGAATAATCAAAAATGAAATAATAAAGCAGGCCAATCGAGAAATAAATGCACGTTAATAGCGCTAGATTAAGAAGAGATAAGTTCCAATAATTTGATGATATAAAGTGAAATCTATCGAATAAGAAAACAGCTGCGAAATTAATCAATAAAATGATGAACGCAAAGATAAACGAACTTATAAAAACTTGGATGGTCCGTCTCCGATACATGTCGATTCTTGATTTTAAGCGAACGATAATGTGTGGATGTTCATCTTCAATAAAAAAACGATAAAATAGTAACAAAGGAACAATATATGTGATCAATAAATTTTTAACCGAGAGATAGCCTTCTACACTCGCACTTACATCAATGATCAATGGATACGCTGGGTCAAGCTGCTTTATTTTTAAATAATGAATATTATAGGTCATCCATAAACATCCAAATAACAGAACAAGCAGCAGTGATACATACACTTTTTTTTGATTAGACTTCATCACTTTTCACCTTATAAATGAACCCGACTGTGATGACCGCTAAAAAAAGGATGGTCGATCTAAAGAAAATAAAAACGAAAGCTTCCAAGGTCACTTCGTTAAACGGCTGGATGATCATTGCTAGTGAATAATTCAGTCCTAAAATTTGTGAAAACCA
This window contains:
- a CDS encoding DUF2705 family protein is translated as MTKRIFITMLIVILLQIFLFDYFDGSKADLTGYMIVSGVPISNKFVVLGTWYMFFSGLSFLSLGYLRQYISGYGVYLMIREKSRVKLGFRRIVNLMILISGLSIIQLLFSIVFAFINNVDQAFFYDNFQSLICIAGLYMMSNFVLIFIQMALELHFTEEVSLLLINVYVLFSVTLGGVLLSTQKLTWILYFLLPNFGMYVRSDVLETGGISTVNAYIVLTVMTIILTVLTYRRLKKIDLI
- a CDS encoding ABC transporter ATP-binding protein, which gives rise to MTKIRISSLHKKMKKKTLLHDINYEFNSGKIYGLYGRNGSGKTMLLRAIAGLIMPSSGEIAIDEKILHKDISFPANISVIIENTSLLHQYDAYTNLKILAKIRNIATDEDIKLNIKRVGLDPDSKMKVGKFSLGMKQRLSVAQAIFEKPDILLLDEPTNAIDEEGVTLVYRILKEEKERGALILLTSHHKQDLEALADEYVKMDNGGIVLDSK
- a CDS encoding WxPxxD family membrane protein, giving the protein MKSNQKKVYVSLLLVLLFGCLWMTYNIHYLKIKQLDPAYPLIIDVSASVEGYLSVKNLLITYIVPLLLFYRFFIEDEHPHIIVRLKSRIDMYRRRTIQVFISSFIFAFIILLINFAAVFLFDRFHFISSNYWNLSLLNLALLTCIYFSIGLLYYFIFDYSNSIIAMAATFCICFLLYVMKSQLNNDWGPASSANVIDPLLSSGITGYYSLIMIGKELFLSLVMVLLGLFAIEKKDFMFGVSDD